In a single window of the Zea mays cultivar B73 chromosome 5, Zm-B73-REFERENCE-NAM-5.0, whole genome shotgun sequence genome:
- the LOC118472084 gene encoding protein ALP1-like, whose product MSPSHTEDEFASSDSSDSEDETLLLVNLLTLNIAAQHHHRRRSGLPRRVIHRDHFAGENLIQHHYFAANPVYPPHVFRRRFRMSRPLFFRILHGLQQHDIYFTQRVDATGMPGLGPLQKVCAAMRILAYGLPSDAVDEYIQIGESTARECLHHFCRAIIACFSAWYLRTPTQDDITRIMHNSESRGFPGMLGSIDCMHWEWRNCPTAWRGQFCGRNGRASMILEAVASYDLWIWHAFFGMPGTNNDVNVLHRSPVFDPITTGRMPPVNYTVNGHAYNFGYYLADGIYPNWPTFVKAIRHPYEEKKVYFTQMQESCRKDIERAFGVLQARWAVLRGPAYGWDRNRLTEIMTACIIMHNMIVEDEGPFAANIDFRDNSSKIDSSQIIAEGRAEWVINHFDLRRQERSCSLQNDLVEHLWNRRGSM is encoded by the exons ATGTCTCCGAGCCATACGGAAGATGAGTTTGCTTCGAGTGATTCGAGTGATAGTGAGGACGAAACTCTTTTGCTTGTCAACCTACTGACCCTCAACATTGCGGCTCAACACCATCACCGCCGACGGTCGGGTCTACCCCGCCGTGTCATTCACAGAGATCATTTCGCTGGAGAAAACCTCATCCAACATCACTACTTCGCCGCTAACCCAGTGTATCCACCGCATGTGTTTCGTAGAAG GTTCCGCATGAGTAGGCCTTTGTTTTTCCGCATTCTGCATGGTCTTCAACAACACGATATTTACTTTACACAAAGAGTTGACGCAACTGGTATGCCCGGACTAGGACCATTACAAAAAGTTTGTGCGGCCATGCGGATACTTGCTTATGGCTTACCTTCTGATGCGGTAGACGAGTATATTCAAATTGGGGAATCAACGGCTAGGGAATGCCTTCATCATTTTTGTCGCGCAATCATTGCTTGTTTTAGTGCCTGGTATTTACGCACTCCAACTCAAGATGACATTACTCGCATCATGCATAATAGTGAGTCGCGGGGTTTTCCTGGCATGTTGGGATCCATCGATTGCATGCACTGGGAGTGGAGGAACTGTCCAACGGCATGGCGAGGTCAATTTTGTGGTCGAAATGGTAGGGCATCGATGATACTTGAAGCAGTTGCATCGTATGATCTATGGATTTGGCATGCATTTTTTGGCATGCCTGGGACAAACAATGACGTCAACGTGCTCCACCGATCCCCGGTATTTGACCCAATCACTACTGGTCGAATGCCACCTGTCAATTACACAGTTAATGGTCATGCGTACAACTTCGGTTATTACCTCGCTGATGGTATTTACCCCAACTGGCCTACTTTTGTGAAAGCAATCCGACACCCATACGAGGAAAAGAAAGTCTACTTCACTCAGATGCAGGAAAGTTGCCGAAAGGATATTGAGCGTGCATTTGGAGTACTTCAAGCCCGGTGGGCGGTGCTCCGTGGACCAGCTTATGGTTGGGATCGTAATCGTTTGACAGAGATAATGACGGCTTGCatcatcatgcacaacatgatcgTCGAAGACGAAGGGCCATTTGCTGCAAACATTGATTTCAGAGACAACTCTTCAAAGATTGATTCATCTCAAATTATAGCAGAAGGTCGTGCCGAATGGGTTATTAACCACTTTGATCTACGTCGCCAAGAAAGATCGTGCTCCCTTCAAAATGATCTTGTCGAGCACTTATGGAATCGCCGTGGAAGTATGTAA